From Thermomicrobiales bacterium:
GTCGGCATCAACTTCGGTCACAGAGGTATCGGTGCGGACCTGCACGCCCACCTGGTTGAGATACCCGGTCGCCTTGCGGGCCAACGACTCGGGAAACGCCGGCAGGATACGCGGCGCAGCCTCGAAGAGAAAGATGCGCGCCCAGGTCGGATCGATCCGGTTGAACTCGCGGGCCAGTGTGTGGCGGGAAATCTCGCCCAATGCGCCCGCCAGCTCGACACCGGTTGGACCGCCCCCGATCACGACAAACGTCAGCAACCGGTCACGCTCGGTGTCGTCTTCGGTTCGCTCGGCCTCTTCGAACGCTATCAGGATACGGCGGCGAATCTCCAGCGCGTCTTCCAGACTCTTCAATCCGGGCGCGTATGGCTCCCAATCGTCATGCCCGAAATAGGAATGCCGCGCTCCGGTAGCCAGCACGAGATAGTCATACGGAATCGGCCCTGCATCGGTATGCAGGATCTGCTCCTTGGGATCGACGGAGATTGCTTCCGCCATCAGGATGGCGCGGATGTTGTCCTGCCGATGCAGGATCGAGCGAATCGGCTTGGCAATATCCGCCGGGGAGAGCGCCGCGGTTGCGACCTGATAGAGCAAGGGTTGGAACGTGGATGATTGCGGCGATCCACAACGATGATCTGACTGGAGCATTCTTCAGCGCCTGCACAACGCGCAATCCGCCGAATCCGCCCCAACCACCACCACGCGTGGCTGTTTGGGTGTTGTCGACATCTCTCAAGCTCCAGCAACCAAGAACCGCCGAGGCAGTTCACCTAGACATGAATGAGCTCTGTCTCGATTTCGCCAACGACGCCGAGTTCGAGATTGCGTTCGATGAACTGAATGATCGTCGCAAGCATTTCGTCGGCATGCGATGCCTGATTGCTGATGCAAACAATGCCCAGCGTGGCAACCCGCATGTCGTCCAGGTCGTCCACCTCGGCGATGCCGGCATTGAACTGATTGCGCACCTTCGCCGTGATCGACCGTACGACCTGCCGCTTGTCCTTCAACGAGAACGAATAGTCCAGGGAGAGGTGACATGCGCGACGCCGATGATCGAGGCCATCTCCGGGTTACTCCCGCGGTGACGACCAGCGTGGTCAGCTCCCCGCTCGATCCCCACCACCACGTCAATCCCAGCCGCTCGGCGACCGGCGCGGCCACATCGTGGTACGTCTCGGCCAGCGAGCAATCGGTATCGAGCTCGGCGCACAGCGCCTCGTTCGGGAACCCGAAATTACGGCTTCGGCGCGGCCCGCCTCCAGTTTGGTGGAATGAACCTGCGCGCCGATCGATTTGTAGTTGGTCAGCACGGCATCGAGGAACACCGCGGGATCGTGCGCCATCGAATCGTCCCAGGAGTTCGCATAGACATGCCCCAAATACGCCGACCATCCATCCAGCGGAATGCCTGCCTGCGCCAGATAGCTGGTAGTGGCAATGATCAGCGCTTGCGCATTCGCTCGCGCCAAATCGAGCAGTTCCTCGACCGATTCGTTTGTGCCCACCTTTGCCTCGACTCGCTCCATCTTTCCACGAGATTTTGCTCATTGTACCCACCATCGACCTGAAAGAATCGGTTCCGGACCGATCGACAAGACGCAGCTGCATCGTGGCTCAGGCGCAAGAATCCGGGTGCCAGCAACGAACTGGAATGCGCCGCTGAAACAGATCACGTTAGGCGACCAGAAATCCCTGTCTGGACAGAAGCCAGTCAAAATTCATAATTGAGTCGCACACACAAACGTTTCGCCGCGTACCAATGCGAATCCGCGAGGAGCCATTCCATGACTGGCCCCAGCGAACGAGCCATTTCTCCACCAATCCGGCAAGACATACCTGGCGCGCATCGGCTCGTCGGACGAACGAATGAACGGGGTCTCCTTTCTGATGCATTGCAGGCCGCATCGAATGGAACCGGGTGG
This genomic window contains:
- a CDS encoding NAD(P)/FAD-dependent oxidoreductase, whose protein sequence is MLYQVATAALSPADIAKPIRSILHRQDNIRAILMAEAISVDPKEQILHTDAGPIPYDYLVLATGARHSYFGHDDWEPYAPGLKSLEDALEIRRRILIAFEEAERTEDDTERDRLLTFVVIGGGPTGVELAGALGEISRHTLAREFNRIDPTWARIFLFEAAPRILPAFPESLARKATGYLNQVGVQVRTDTSVTEVDADGVMAGGRRFRAATVIWAAGVAASAIGQSLGVELDRAGRVLVQPDLSVKDYPNIFVVGDLAALQGPDGRPYPGVAQVAMQGGSQTGANIRRLIAGRPTEPFVYKDKGNLATIGRNRAIADIRGFRLAGFGAWLVWLWIHIFFLIGFQNRLRVAMQWAWSYLRFDRGARLITSTGYDRTKEIL
- a CDS encoding DUF503 domain-containing protein, which produces MDYSFSLKDKRQVVRSITAKVRNQFNAGIAEVDDLDDMRVATLGIVCISNQASHADEMLATIIQFIERNLELGVVGEIETELIHV